One Euphorbia lathyris chromosome 1, ddEupLath1.1, whole genome shotgun sequence DNA segment encodes these proteins:
- the LOC136219761 gene encoding uncharacterized protein, with protein sequence MLVFLVAGFLRSTGMLRLGSIITRILIDHKIDLEGEESTRGSEITAASLRALKYGQPLKKGKVAATAGQAEGTAEPKKAKRQKSAGKSAEKRSRQSEPSTEEATMQPQKKQKPSTLTPLDAIPTDFIVSGDSHFTQCQGTIAESEEHDVQLDDHFISQVEEELDGDSTEQEEEEEASDQDDAEDSEETASEHEAEDADTGVAAGNEHNTELAAGVEQVLDQHIVDQVEEQADQTHTEQQESSPTHSGEPAHTATPPHRRRKLVKASEKLVSEPPMQPPTLPDLVLSKTTKDPSTVKLTFFKRQSTSTTSAPLEKQASVSSQREHADPNASATSTSQVEPSTVHAIFSSMVLTPHTSAVSTDSIRITTSPTQFSADQSTLPQTQVQIENVIPVTEPVTPFTPLPTGHTYVPEGSQSYLNATESGKKIINSVQALIRDLQHPTPPAAGSSILETTQLSKVTQLLNEVKGLKDLLNVVISFQAQQAKQDSIAKLAEIQLTTVQHLNSLHQQVQNLSVAHPNYATSSEVKMLFAQLHTEQLKSNEQMVSYSQCSVEQIGKAIRLFNLNKQEMDTDAMKQNEMMTLTQQTFNHIRHNNLQRHNVSRTTNSSSPTGVQVHVLKDQQRVVIDNGLVEVTFASPGGDVIGIKYNKIDNVLEIKHEEDDRGYWDVVWSTPGGSDIFDKVQTTDFKIIKEDEQQVEISFSKKWDPKDKSAVPLNVDKRYIVRCGSSGLYMYTILERLKGWPDVDIDQIRVVFKLQKEKFHFMAVSDDKQRMMPMPEDRTTGQPLAYPEAVLLTNPIDPKFKGEVDDKYQYSLENQHNQVHGWISNDPPVGFWMISPSHEFHAGGPVRQDLTSHCGPICMNMFTSIHYVGKDFNTSYRNGEAWKKVMGPVFVYLNSISPTNDPLAHWNDAKAQMLKEEKSWPYDFIQSRDFPSSNQRGTVMGQLTVGDKYASEKSPVYADCAYVGLATPGFPGSWQFEAKGYQFWTRVDSNGNFLIKNVRPGTYSLYAWVPVVIGDFKHNCDITITPGKTTALGSLVYVPPRNGPTLWSIGIPDRSAAEFYVPDTSPTLMNKLYTNHPTDKYRQYGLWERYTDLYPKNDLVYNVGVCNYTKDWFFALVIRKKGKDTYEPTTWQIVFPLQVVQQTGNSTLQLALASAAMSEIQVRFNNQNAVKPLFTTGLIGKDNAIARHGIHGMYWLYSINVPCNNLVVGSNTIFLTQTRDNGPLYDVMYDYIRLEAPTQP encoded by the exons ATGCTGGTCTTTCTAGTTGCTGGCTTCCTACGCAGCACTGGTATGCTGAGGCTAGGGTCAATCATTacaagaatcctcattgaccataagattgacctcgaaggtgaggagtcTACTCGAGGATCTGAGATTACTGCTGCCTCACTGAGGGCATTGAAATATGGACAGCCTCTGAAGAAAGGCAAAGTTGCTGCtactgctggccaagctgagggaactgctgagccaaagaaag caaagaggcagaagtcagctggtaagtcagctgagaaaagaagcaggcaaaGTGAGCCTAGTACTGAGGAAGCTACTatgcaacctcagaagaagcagaagccttcAACATTGACTCCTCTGGATGCCATACCGACCGACTTCATTGTatcgggtgactctcacttcacccagtgtcaaggtacaattGCTGAGTCTGAGGAACATGATGTccaactagatgatcacttcatctctcaagttgaggaagaacttgatggtgatagcactgagcaggaagaagaagaagaagccagcgatcaggatgacgctgaggattctgAGGAAACTGCCAGCGAGCATGAGGCTGAGGATGCCGATACCGGGGTAGCTGCTGGTAATGAGCATAACACTGAGctagctgctggagttgagcaagtacttgaccaacacattgttgatcaagttgaagagcaggctgaccagactcatactgagcaacaagaatcctctcctactcactcaggagaacctgCTCATACTGCCACTCCACCTCatagaaggcgaaagttggttaaggccagtgagaagttagtcagtgaacctcctaTGCAACCACCGACTCTTCCTGACCTTGTCCtctcaaagacaactaaggacccttctactgtCAAACTCACATTTTTCAAACGacaatccacttccactaccTCCGCGccattagaaaaacaagcctctgtttcttctcagcGGGAACATGCCGACCCTAATGCTTCTGCcacatcaaccagtcaggttgaaccgtctactgttcatgctattttctcaagcatggtgctgactccacacacttctgccgtcagcacagacagtatccGTATTACAACTTCTCCCACTCAattctctgccgatcaatcaactctcCCGCAAacacaagtgcagattgagaatgttattccagtcactgaaccggttactcctttcactcctcttcctaccGGTCATACTTATGTACCTGAAGGATcacaaagctatctgaatgccactgagtccggcaaaaagatcattaaCTCAGTGCAAGCcttaatcagagaccttcaacaccccactcctcctgctgctggatcttcaattcttgagaccacccagctttccaaggtcactcagcttctcaacgaagttaagggactcaaggatctgctgaacgtCGTCATATccttccaagcacagcaagctaagcaggattcaattgccaagctggctgagattcagctgacaaccgtgcaacacttgaactctctCCACCAACAAGTCCAGAACTTGTCAGTTGCACATCCTaactatgccacttcatctgaagtcaagatgctctttgctcagcttcatactgagcaacttaagagcaacgagcaaatggtgtcgtacagtcagtgctcagtagagcaaattggtaaGGCTATACGGCTGTTTAATctaaataagcaagagatggatactgacgcaatgaagcagaatgagatgaTGACTCTCAcacaacaaaccttcaaccacattcgtcataacaatcttcaacgtca TAATGTTTCAAGGACGACCAATAGTAGTTCTCCTACCGGGGTTCAAGTTCACGTACTAAAGGATCAACAACGA GTTGTGATTGATAATGGACTTGTTGAAGTCACTTTTGCTTCTCCTGGTGGTGATGTCATTGGAATTAAGTACAACAAAATCGATAATGTACTTGAAATAAAAcatgaagaagatgatagaGG ATATTGGGATGTGGTTTGGAGTACACCTGGAGGGTCTGACATATTTGACAA GGTACAAACCACTgattttaaaatcataaaggAAGATGAGCAACAGGTAGAGATTTCATTCTCCAAAAAATGGGATCCAAAGGATAAATCCGCGGTTCCTCTAAATGTAGACAAGAG GTATATAGTGAGGTGTGGAAGTTCAGGTTTGTATATGTATACAATATTGGAACGTTTAAAAGGATGGCCTGATGTTGACATTGATCAAATTAGAGTTGTGTTTAAGCTCCAAAAAGAGAA GTTTCACTTCATGGCGGTGTCAGATGATAAGCAACGGATGATGCCGATGCCGGAAGACCGTACCACCGGTCAGCCACTTGCATATCCTGAAGCTGTTCTCTTGACTAATCCAATCGATCCAAAATTCAAAGGAGAG GTAGATGACAAGTACCAATATTCACTAGAGAACCAGCATAACCAAGTGCATGGGTGGATATCAAATGATCCACCCGTTGGCTTCTGGATGATTTCTCCCTCCCACGAATTCCATGCTGGTGGGCCTGTCAGACAAGACCTTACCTCCCATTGTGGCCCCATTTGCATGAAC ATGTTTACAAGCATCCATTATGTCGGGAAGGACTTTAATACATCATACCGAAATGGAGAAGCATGGAAGAAAGTTATGGGTCCTGTTTTCGTATATCTTAATTCTATTTCCCCAACGAACGATCCTCTCGCGCATTGGAACGATGCTAAAGCACAG atgttaaaagaagagaaaagttGGCCATACGATTTTATTCAATCTCGAGATTTTCCTTCCTCTAACCAAAGAGGGACTGTTATGGGTCAGCTAACAGTTGGAGATAAATATGCGAGTGAGAAGTCACCGGTGTATGCTGATTGTGCCTATGTCGGACTAGCTACACCCGGTTTTCCTGGCTCTTGGCAATTCGAAGCTAAG GGTTACCAATTTTGGACTCGAGTTGATAGTAATGGCAATTTCTTGATTAAAAATGTTCGACCTGGGACCTACAGTTTGTACGCTTGGGTTCCTGTTGTAATTGGAGATTTCAAGCATAACTGTGATATCACCATTACACCAGGAAAAACAACAGCATTAGGTTCACTTGTATATGTTCCTCCAAGAAATGGTCCAACTTTGTGGAGCATTGGAATTCCTGACCGTTCTGCTGCTGAATTCTATGTGCCTGACACCAGCCCAACACTGATGAACAAACTATATACTAATCATCCAACAGACAA ATATAGGCAGTACGGATTATGGGAAAGATATACTGATTTATATCCAAAAAATGATCTTGTTTATAATGTTGGTGTCTGTAATTACACTAAAGATTGGTTCTTCGCCCTTGTTATAag gaaaaaaggaaaagatacATATGAACCAACGACATGGCAGATCGTATTTCCACTTCAAGTTGTTCAACAGACTGGGAATTCCACTCTTCAGTTGGCCTTAGCATCAGCTGCCATGTCTGAAATTCaa GTTCGATTCAACAACCAGAATGCTGTAAAGCCTCTTTTTACGACGGGATTGATAGGGAAAGATAATGCAATAGCAAGACATGGAATTCATGGGATGTATTGGT